GACGGTCGCACCCACGAACACCGGGTGCACTCGTCCCGGGGCGGCCCCGACCATCCGCTGTCCACCGAGGACATCGAAGCCAAGTTCATGCTCAACGCGACACGCGTGCTGCCGTCGCCCGAGGCGGCCGACGTCGCCCGCCGGATCCGCGACCTCCCCGCCACGCCGCGGGTGACGAGCATGCTCGCGGCCGGACCCCCGGCCACGACGCGTACGTAACCAGAAGGAGACCCGTGGAGATCGAAGCGAAAATCAGCGCGATGGGGTTCACGTTGCCCGAGCTGCCCGTGGTCAAGACCCGGCGGGTGCGGGCAACCCGCTCCGGCAACCTCGTCTTCCTCGCCGGCCACGGCCCCTTCAAGGACGGCGGCTACCCGTTCAAGGGGCCGGTGCCCGAGGCGATCACCGTCGAGGAGGCCGGCCAGGCGACCCGGTACAACGCGCTGGCCCTGCTCGCCACGCTCAAGGGCACGATCGGCGACCTCGACCGGGTGACCCGCATCCTCAAGGTGGTCGCCTTCGTCAACGCCGTACCCGGATTCAACCGTGCCTCCGAGGTCGCCAACGGATGCTCGGACCTGCTGATGGATCTGTACGGCGAGCGCGGCCGGCACTCGCGTTCCGCGATCGCGGTCGCCGGGCTGGGGTTGGACATCTGCTGTGAGACGGAGATGGTCGTCGAGGTGGCCGACAGCGGCGCGGAACGGTGAGCGCCGTGCCCCTGCGGGACCTTCTCGCCGAGCGGTGCGACGCGATCAGGGCGGCGCCCGACGAGGTGCCGCTCGACGTGACGACCGGCCGCCTCGTCGACGGTGTCGGCGTGACCCTGCGCGGCAACGCGACGTCGTCCACCCGCATCGCCCACGCGTACCTCGGTGTCCCGGACGGTCCGCCGCTCGCCCGCCTCGACGCGCTGCTGACGCTGGCCGGGGCCGAACCGGCCCGGGCCGCGTTCGGGCTCGGGGTCGCGGCCGGCGCCAACAACTGGGCCGACACGTCGTTGCGGTCGCTCGCCCACCCCGGGGCGGCGGTCCTGCCCGCGCTGCTCGCGGCGGCGGCCGGGCGGGCGGTTCGCTGGCACGAGCTGGCGACGGCCGTGGCGGCGGGCTACGAGGCGATGGAGGTCGTCGGGCGGGCCCTCAACGACGGCGTTCCCCGGTTGAGCAGCCAGCGGGCCGGCTTCCGCAGCGCGGCCCTGTGCGGCGCGTTCGGCGCGGTCGGTGTGCTCACCGTTATCGGCCAACTACCGGTGGCGACGAGTGCGGCGGCCTTCGGCATCGCCTGTGACCTGGTCGGTGGGCTCACCAGACAGGCGCGCGGCGCCGACTCGGCCATCCGCATGCAGGCCGGCAGCGCCGTACGCGCGGGCTTCGAGGCGGTCGCGCTGGCCCGCGCCGGCGTGCAGTCGGCCCCCGACGTCTTCGAGGCTCCGGACGGTTTCCTCCGCGCCCACCACGCGACGGCCGGGTCGCCGACGGATCCGCGGCCCCGGTGGCACATCCGCGACGCGGCGCAGAAGTTCCACTGCGCGCCACACAACTTCGCCACCGCGCTGGACCTCGTGCGGGTCGTCGCGGCCGGCGGTCAACAGGCGCTCGTCGAGGTGCGCGTGCCGCAGGAGCACCTCGATCTGGCCCGGTCCTCGTCCGCGTTCCCGGACACGGCGGCGCAGGCGGCGTTGAACCTCAGGTACTGCTGTGCCCGGGTGCTCGCCACCGGCGACTTCCTCTGGCCGGACGACATCGCCGCCGGCCTGCGCGACCAGGCGACCCGGGCGAGGTTCGACGACGTCACCATTCGTGGCGACGAGGTGTTGAGCGCCCGACTCGAGGACGATCGGGAGGTCTGGCCCGCCGTGGTGCGGGTGACGTCGCGGGACGGCCGGGTCGTCGAGCACCGCGCGGACCATCCGTTCGGCACCACGTTCGACGACCGGGTCGCCGAGGCGGCCAGGTCGAAGTTCGACCGTGACGCCGCCGCCGGCGGGGTGCGCGAGCCGCAGCGGTGCCGGGAGGAACTCGTCGCCGCGGTAGCGGGCGACGCCGCCGTGGTCGACACCCTGACCGGCATCATCCGTCGCGAGTCCCGGGTGGCGGCATGAACCTCGAACTTTCCGGCCGGGTGGCACTTGTCACCGGCGGCACCCGGGGCATCGGCCGCGCCATCGCCGAGACCCTGCGCGCCGAAGGCGCCCACGTCATGGTGGTCGGCCGGCCGAACCCGGCCGCCGCCGGTGAGGACGACGACACGCTGCGCGCCGACCTGCGTGACGAGGCGGCGCATCGGCCCCTCGTGGAGAGCGTGATCGCGCGGTACGGACGCCTGGACGTCCTCGTCAACAACGCCTCGCTGCCGGCGCGCGGACCCACGTTGGGTGGCTGGCTGGAAATGGTGGAGACCAAGGCCTACGGCTACTGGTCCATGGCGATGGCCGCGCTACCGGCACTGCGGGAGCACGGCGGCAGCGTCGTCAACATGTCTGGTGTCGCCGCGATCCGACCGTCCGGCGGCAATCCGCAGTCGGGCGCGGTGAACGCCGCCGTCGAGCACCTCACCGCCCTGCTCGCCGTGACGTTCGCCGCGCACGGCGTCCGGGTCAACGCGGTGCGACCCGGCAGCGTCGACTCGCCGCGACGGCGCACGCATCTCGCGGAGGTGGCGAGGTCCACCGGGCGGTCGACCGAGGCCGCGTTGGCCGACGAGGCGGCGAACATCCCCCTGGGTCGGATGACCTCACCGGACGAGGTCGCGACCGTCGTGGCGATGCTCTGTTCGCCGAGGTCGGGCGCGACCACCGGCCAGGTGGTCGCCGCCGACGGCGGCCTCGGACTCGCACCGCTGATCGGTTGACGATGAACCGGCCCCGACGCCTACCCGTCGACCCGTACGTCGCCGCGATGGTCGCGACGGTCGCGGTCGCGACGGTGCTACCGGCCCGCGGCGTCGTCGCGACGGTCGCCGGCTGGGCGACCACCGCCGCCGTCGCGCTGCTGTTCTTCCTGTACGGCGCCCGCATCTCGCGGCGCGAGGCGTGGACCGGCGCCGCGCACTGGCGGTTGCACCTCGCCGTGCTCCTGACCACCTTCGCGCTCTTTCCCGCGTACGGGCTGCTGCTCGGGCTGCTCTCCCCCAGCGTCCTCGACCCTCAACTCCACCAGGGGCTGCTGTTCCTGTGCGCGGTGCCGTCGACCGTGCAGAGCGCGATCGCGCTCACCTCGATCGCCGGCGGCAACGTGCCCGCCGCCATCTTCAGCGCGTCCTTCTCCAGCGTCGCGGGCATCGCGCTGACCCCGCTACTCGTCGGCGCCATGATGGGCGGCGCCGGCGACGTGCACCTCTCCCCGGCGGCGTTCGCCGACATCGCGCTCCGGTTGCTGCTGCCGTTCGTCGCCGGTCAACTGGTCCAGCCCTGGCTCGGCGGCTGGATGAAACGACACCGGAAACCGCTCACCGTCGTCGACCGCGGTTCGATCCTGCTCGTCGTCTACACCGCGTTCAGCGCCAGCGTCGTCAGCGGCGTCTGGAGCCGCGTCAGCGTCTCCGACCTGCTGGTGCTCCTCGTCGTCGAGGCCGCGCTGCTCGCCGCCGTCCTGCTGACGCTCGCCACCCTGCCCTTCGACCGCCCCGACAGGATCGCCATCGCGTTCTGCGGGTCGACCAAGAGCGCGGCGGCCGGCCTGCCGATGGCGACGGTCCTCTTCTCCGGCCCGGCCGCCGGCCTGCTCATCCTGCCGCTGATCATCTTTCATCAGCTCCAGCTCATCACCGGCACCGTCCTCGCCCGCCGCTGGGCCGAGCGCGGGCGGACCACGCCGGGCGACGATGCCGCACCGCGGGCCGAGCCGTCGCCGTCGTAGCCCGACACACGGCACGAACCGGCGGGCTACCGCGACGTCCGCCGTGGTCCGGACCGTCGCTCCCGCGGCCTCACCCGCCGCCGCTGGTCGCGCTCACTGCACGAGCCTGGCCGTTCCCCTGAGCGGATCATCGTTCCAGCGACGACCGGCGTCTAGCCCTCGAAGCCCAGCCGCGCGGAGAGTTCCCCGGTCTCGACCAGCAGCGGCTTGGCGAGCTCGTCGATCCGGCCGCGGATCCGCTCGACCGGGCCGCACACGCTGATCACCGCCACCGGCTTGCCCTCGTGGTCGAGCACCGGCGCGGCGAGGGAGCCGGCGCCGGCCTGCCGCTCGCCGAACGACACCGCGTAACCCCGCTCGCGGATCAGGCGCAACTCGTCCCGGAGGTGACTGGCGTCGATGAGCGTGTGGTCGGTGAGCGCGGGCAGCGGACCGGAGGTCAGGTACGCCTCGCGCTCCGCCTGCGGGAGATAGGCGAGGAACACCTTGGAGGAACTCCCCGCGTGCAACGGAAACGCCTCGCCGATCTGGACCTCCATCTTCACGTCCCGCGCCGGCGTCACCTGGTCGAGGTAGACACGCAGGTCACGGACCCGGATGGAAAGGGTCGAGGTCTCCTTCGTCTGCTCACTGAGACGGCGCATCGGCTCGCGGGCGAGCTGGCGCACGTCGACACGATCGAGGAAGGCACGGCCGAGGGCCAGCGCGGCCGGACCGAGCACGTACCGCCGGCTCCCCTCGTCGACGGTGACGAGCCGCCGGCCGCAGAGCGTGGTCAGGATCCGGTGCACCACGGCCTTGGAGACGCCGAGTTCGCGGCCGATCTCCGAGACGCCGAGGTTCGTCACGCCGGAGCGGGAGAACAGCAGCAGCACGTCGAGCGCCCGTTCCAGGCCGTTGACGGTACGCCCGTCAGGTCCGGCCTCGGTCCGCTGGTCGATCGTCAACTCTTACTCCAGAGGTAGGCAGGGGACATGTCCGGACACGTACCGGTAGCTGCGCAGCGCGCAACTCTATCACCCACCGGAACATCGTACCTCTCTCCGGCACGATGCCGAGCACCGCCGTGGACTGGTACGTAGCCTTCGAAGCCCTCGACTGCCGGGCGGCGCCGCCCCCGCCGTCGGGAGTCTCGGAGTCGTGCCTGTACGGGAGCATAGGAGATGTGTGAACGGTAGCCTTCGGGATGCTTCTACGGTAGCGTTACGCCATGCTGTCATATCAGCTACGGGCCGTCGATCAAGAGCTGGATGAGCTGCTCGGCGGTTTGCCTGCCATCAGTCTCGAGGGGCCGAAGGGCGTCGGGAAGACCGCGACGGCCCAGCGTCGCGCCGCCACCGTCTTCGCCATGGACGACGCGACACAGCGGGAACTGCTCACCGCCGATCCGCAGCGCCTCGACCGAGCCCTGGCGCCGGTCCTCATCGACGAGTGGCAGCGCGAACCGGCGGTCTGGGACTTTGTGCGGCGCAGCGTCGACCGTAACCCCGCACCGGCCCGGTTCCTGTTGACCGGCAGCGCCACCCCGACCTCCGCGCCGACACATTCCGGAGCCGGGCGCATCGTCCAGCTCCGGATGCGACCGATGAGCCTTGCCGAGCGGGCCCTGGTCGAGCCGACGGTCAGCCTTCGGGAGTTGCTTACCGGACGGCGGCTGGCCGTGAGCGGGGGCACTGCGCTGAGCCTGGTCGACTACGCCGAGGAGATCGCGCGATCCGGATTCCCCGCCATCCGTCAACTGCCACCACGCGCTCGCAGGGCACAGCTCGACGGCTACCTGAACCGTATCGTCGAACGAGACTTCCCCGAGCAAGGCCATCTGGTACGCCGCCCCGGCACCCTGCGCGGGTGGCTGGCCGCGTACGCCGCCGCGACGGCAACCACCAGTTCCTACAACGCCATCCTGGACGCGGCCACCCCGGGCGAGACCAACAAGCCCGCCAAGACGACAACGACCGTGTACCGCGACGTGCTGTCGCAACTGTGGCTGCTCGATCCCGTGCCCGGTTGGCTGCCCAGCCGCAGCGCCTTCAGCAGACTCGGCGCCGCACCGAAACACCACCTCGCCGACCCGGCCCTCGCCGCCCGACTCCTCGGTGTGGACGTACCCGCCCTGCTCGACGATTCAGCGCCGGACACGCCCGTCCGCCGGCCCGGTCCCCTGCTGGGCGCCTTGTTCGAGTCGCTGGTGACGCTGAGCGTGCGGGTCTACGCGCAGGCAGCTGAAGCCACGGTTCATCACCTACGCACCTGGGACAGCCGGCATGAGGTGGACCTCATCATCCAGCGCGCGGATCAACGAATCGTGGCGCTCGAGGTCAAGCTGTCTCCGTCGGTGAGCGACGACGACGTCCGTCACCTCACCTGGCTGCGTGGAC
The genomic region above belongs to Micromonospora sp. WMMD1128 and contains:
- a CDS encoding DUF4143 domain-containing protein is translated as MLSYQLRAVDQELDELLGGLPAISLEGPKGVGKTATAQRRAATVFAMDDATQRELLTADPQRLDRALAPVLIDEWQREPAVWDFVRRSVDRNPAPARFLLTGSATPTSAPTHSGAGRIVQLRMRPMSLAERALVEPTVSLRELLTGRRLAVSGGTALSLVDYAEEIARSGFPAIRQLPPRARRAQLDGYLNRIVERDFPEQGHLVRRPGTLRGWLAAYAAATATTSSYNAILDAATPGETNKPAKTTTTVYRDVLSQLWLLDPVPGWLPSRSAFSRLGAAPKHHLADPALAARLLGVDVPALLDDSAPDTPVRRPGPLLGALFESLVTLSVRVYAQAAEATVHHLRTWDSRHEVDLIIQRADQRIVALEVKLSPSVSDDDVRHLTWLRGQLGDDLLDAAVITTGPEAYRRADGIAVIPLCLLEP
- a CDS encoding IclR family transcriptional regulator, whose protein sequence is MTIDQRTEAGPDGRTVNGLERALDVLLLFSRSGVTNLGVSEIGRELGVSKAVVHRILTTLCGRRLVTVDEGSRRYVLGPAALALGRAFLDRVDVRQLAREPMRRLSEQTKETSTLSIRVRDLRVYLDQVTPARDVKMEVQIGEAFPLHAGSSSKVFLAYLPQAEREAYLTSGPLPALTDHTLIDASHLRDELRLIRERGYAVSFGERQAGAGSLAAPVLDHEGKPVAVISVCGPVERIRGRIDELAKPLLVETGELSARLGFEG
- a CDS encoding RidA family protein — protein: MEIEAKISAMGFTLPELPVVKTRRVRATRSGNLVFLAGHGPFKDGGYPFKGPVPEAITVEEAGQATRYNALALLATLKGTIGDLDRVTRILKVVAFVNAVPGFNRASEVANGCSDLLMDLYGERGRHSRSAIAVAGLGLDICCETEMVVEVADSGAER
- a CDS encoding bile acid:sodium symporter family protein, whose amino-acid sequence is MNRPRRLPVDPYVAAMVATVAVATVLPARGVVATVAGWATTAAVALLFFLYGARISRREAWTGAAHWRLHLAVLLTTFALFPAYGLLLGLLSPSVLDPQLHQGLLFLCAVPSTVQSAIALTSIAGGNVPAAIFSASFSSVAGIALTPLLVGAMMGGAGDVHLSPAAFADIALRLLLPFVAGQLVQPWLGGWMKRHRKPLTVVDRGSILLVVYTAFSASVVSGVWSRVSVSDLLVLLVVEAALLAAVLLTLATLPFDRPDRIAIAFCGSTKSAAAGLPMATVLFSGPAAGLLILPLIIFHQLQLITGTVLARRWAERGRTTPGDDAAPRAEPSPS
- a CDS encoding SDR family oxidoreductase, which translates into the protein MNLELSGRVALVTGGTRGIGRAIAETLRAEGAHVMVVGRPNPAAAGEDDDTLRADLRDEAAHRPLVESVIARYGRLDVLVNNASLPARGPTLGGWLEMVETKAYGYWSMAMAALPALREHGGSVVNMSGVAAIRPSGGNPQSGAVNAAVEHLTALLAVTFAAHGVRVNAVRPGSVDSPRRRTHLAEVARSTGRSTEAALADEAANIPLGRMTSPDEVATVVAMLCSPRSGATTGQVVAADGGLGLAPLIG
- a CDS encoding MmgE/PrpD family protein, which translates into the protein MPLRDLLAERCDAIRAAPDEVPLDVTTGRLVDGVGVTLRGNATSSTRIAHAYLGVPDGPPLARLDALLTLAGAEPARAAFGLGVAAGANNWADTSLRSLAHPGAAVLPALLAAAAGRAVRWHELATAVAAGYEAMEVVGRALNDGVPRLSSQRAGFRSAALCGAFGAVGVLTVIGQLPVATSAAAFGIACDLVGGLTRQARGADSAIRMQAGSAVRAGFEAVALARAGVQSAPDVFEAPDGFLRAHHATAGSPTDPRPRWHIRDAAQKFHCAPHNFATALDLVRVVAAGGQQALVEVRVPQEHLDLARSSSAFPDTAAQAALNLRYCCARVLATGDFLWPDDIAAGLRDQATRARFDDVTIRGDEVLSARLEDDREVWPAVVRVTSRDGRVVEHRADHPFGTTFDDRVAEAARSKFDRDAAAGGVREPQRCREELVAAVAGDAAVVDTLTGIIRRESRVAA